One window from the genome of Pedobacter schmidteae encodes:
- a CDS encoding DUF6600 domain-containing protein produces MKNMIKLPAIVLGLMLLLTGVTQKVMAQGEDVSMQSFYDELSPYGTWIQDPQYGYVWRPDVEQGDFRPYYTNGRWVMTEYGNTWVSNYDWGWAPFHYGRWVYNRYNQWIWIPDTTWGPAWVSWRSGGGYYGWAPMGPGMNININFNIPDLWWVFIPQRNIYYDSFPRYYSRRNVVIINNTTIINNTYVNNRRTYYTGPRADDIRRDTRQDVRIYNVNNTSRPSRSNISGNNLNMYTPRPSRGSSNVTAAPRESIRGEGYTTMRDRGSNNNGSVSGRPSRGGDNQGNDNRGNTYPGRDNNRTGVTPPSRGERPGYDNNSRPSRMGQPENNGSVQPDRSNNGGRSERPSRNVEQPYPQARPEQPQRQENRPEPQMQRPERPSRNVEQSYPQSRPQREESRPAPQPRQEQPQRQESRPQPQMQRPERMQQTPPPSRGGGESRGSSEGSSRPSRGGRG; encoded by the coding sequence ATGAAAAACATGATCAAATTACCGGCAATAGTACTTGGGCTCATGCTCTTGCTAACCGGAGTAACACAAAAGGTTATGGCTCAGGGAGAGGATGTATCTATGCAGTCTTTCTATGATGAGTTGTCTCCTTATGGAACCTGGATTCAGGATCCGCAGTATGGATACGTGTGGCGGCCCGATGTGGAGCAAGGCGATTTTAGACCTTATTACACCAATGGTCGCTGGGTAATGACCGAATATGGTAATACCTGGGTATCCAATTACGACTGGGGTTGGGCTCCTTTCCACTATGGAAGATGGGTTTATAACCGCTATAACCAATGGATATGGATTCCTGATACCACCTGGGGACCTGCATGGGTAAGCTGGAGAAGCGGTGGCGGCTACTATGGCTGGGCACCCATGGGTCCGGGCATGAACATCAATATTAATTTTAACATCCCCGACCTTTGGTGGGTATTTATTCCGCAGCGAAATATTTATTATGATAGCTTTCCGAGATATTATTCGCGTCGAAATGTGGTCATCATCAACAATACCACTATCATCAACAATACCTATGTAAACAACAGGCGGACTTATTATACTGGTCCGAGGGCCGATGATATCAGACGTGACACCAGACAGGATGTACGGATTTATAATGTAAATAATACCTCTAGGCCAAGCCGAAGCAACATTAGCGGAAACAACTTAAACATGTATACGCCAAGGCCAAGCAGGGGAAGCTCCAATGTTACTGCAGCACCCCGCGAATCTATCAGAGGCGAAGGATACACAACGATGAGAGATCGTGGCTCCAATAACAATGGGTCGGTATCCGGCCGTCCTTCAAGAGGAGGTGATAATCAGGGAAATGACAATAGAGGCAATACTTATCCGGGCAGAGACAACAACAGAACAGGTGTAACGCCACCCTCCAGAGGGGAAAGACCAGGGTATGACAACAATTCAAGACCTTCAAGAATGGGGCAGCCTGAAAATAATGGCTCTGTACAACCAGATCGGAGCAACAATGGAGGCCGTTCTGAGCGTCCTTCCAGAAATGTTGAACAGCCGTATCCACAGGCAAGACCCGAGCAACCACAGCGCCAGGAAAACAGACCTGAGCCGCAAATGCAAAGGCCTGAACGTCCGTCGAGAAATGTAGAGCAATCTTATCCTCAAAGCAGGCCACAACGTGAGGAAAGCAGGCCAGCTCCGCAACCGAGACAAGAGCAACCACAGCGGCAGGAAAGCAGGCCACAGCCACAAATGCAAAGGCCTGAGCGTATGCAGCAAACTCCTCCACCTTCCAGAGGTGGCGGCGAAAGCAGAGGTTCATCAGAAGGATCATCAAGACCAAGTCGTGGTGGAAGAGGTTAA
- the argH gene encoding argininosuccinate lyase yields the protein MKIWQKNIDVNKEIEIFTVGKDRELDLQMAAFDVLGSLAHVEMLESIGLLTAPELAEIQLALKEIYAEIAAGKFVIEETVEDVHSQVEWLLTQRIGEAGKKIHSGRSRNDQVLVDLKLYFRSCIEEMVGNTHVLFQQLISLSNTHKDKLLPGYTHLQIAMPSSFGLWFGAYAESLVDDMEMMLSAWKVCNKNPLGSAAGYGSSFPLNRTMTTQLLGFERLNYNVVYAQMGRGKTERILAQAMSSVAASLAKMAMDVCLFINQNFGFISFPDELTTGSSIMPHKKNPDVFELIRSRCNKIQALPNEIALMTTNLPSGYHRDLQLLKENLFPAITSLNECLEMTTFMLQNITVKDNILDDKKYAYLFSVEVVNELALNGTPFREAYKIVGESIDKGTFAPGKAVNHTHEGSIGNLCNAEIEGMMTEVLSQFKFEKIHQAIAKLLV from the coding sequence ATGAAGATCTGGCAAAAAAATATTGATGTAAACAAGGAGATTGAAATTTTTACAGTAGGTAAAGACAGGGAACTGGATTTGCAAATGGCGGCGTTTGATGTTTTAGGCTCATTGGCGCATGTAGAAATGTTAGAAAGTATAGGCTTGCTTACCGCGCCCGAACTTGCAGAGATCCAGCTGGCACTTAAGGAAATATATGCGGAAATAGCAGCCGGAAAATTTGTTATCGAAGAAACTGTTGAAGACGTGCATTCGCAGGTAGAATGGCTGTTGACCCAACGTATCGGCGAAGCCGGAAAAAAAATACATAGCGGACGTTCCCGGAACGACCAGGTGCTGGTTGATCTGAAACTTTATTTCAGAAGCTGTATTGAAGAAATGGTGGGCAATACTCATGTATTGTTCCAACAGCTGATTTCGCTAAGTAATACCCATAAGGATAAGTTGCTGCCGGGGTATACTCACTTGCAAATTGCCATGCCTTCGTCTTTTGGACTTTGGTTTGGCGCTTACGCCGAAAGTCTGGTAGACGATATGGAAATGATGTTGTCGGCTTGGAAAGTGTGCAATAAAAACCCATTGGGTTCGGCTGCGGGCTATGGCTCTTCATTTCCCTTAAATAGAACCATGACCACTCAATTGCTGGGTTTTGAGCGTCTCAACTACAATGTAGTATATGCACAGATGGGCAGGGGCAAGACCGAAAGGATATTGGCGCAGGCGATGTCATCTGTTGCGGCTTCGCTGGCAAAAATGGCAATGGATGTTTGCTTGTTTATCAATCAAAATTTTGGCTTTATCAGCTTCCCTGATGAGTTGACCACCGGTTCGAGCATTATGCCGCATAAAAAGAACCCTGATGTTTTTGAGTTGATCCGTTCGCGCTGCAATAAAATTCAGGCGCTGCCTAACGAAATTGCCCTAATGACCACCAATCTGCCTTCAGGTTACCATCGTGATTTGCAATTGCTGAAAGAAAATCTTTTCCCGGCAATCACGTCATTAAATGAATGTCTGGAAATGACCACTTTTATGCTACAAAATATTACGGTTAAGGACAACATTCTGGATGATAAGAAGTACGCCTATTTGTTTAGTGTAGAAGTGGTAAATGAATTGGCATTGAACGGCACTCCTTTTAGAGAGGCTTATAAAATTGTAGGCGAATCTATTGATAAGGGGACTTTTGCACCTGGAAAGGCTGTAAATCATACTCATGAAGGAAGTATAGGGAACCTGTGTAATGCCGAAATAGAAGGGATGATGACTGAAGTATTGTCGCAATTTAAATTTGAAAAAATACACCAGGCGATAGCGAAATTGCTGGTTTAG
- a CDS encoding YicC/YloC family endoribonuclease, with protein MTGYGLASTDHQNVKFAVEIKSLNSKFLELNLKLPKAFSDKELLLRNICSKEIERGKVSVSINIERGEEALKGATINAALLSKYYKQLEEINVTLGANSNNLLQAVLNFPEVISYVDDEVSEQDWTILNNTFNTALANFNQFRETEGAVLKADLELRIKNILDFFGQIEVLEPLRIPQIKNRLNQFLEENVGKLNVDQNRLEQELIYYIDKLDITEEKIRLKSHCDYFMDTLKSKDANGKKLGFISQEIGREINTMGAKANDAQIQQLVVGMKEELEKIKEQLLNVL; from the coding sequence ATGACAGGATATGGCCTGGCCTCTACAGATCATCAGAATGTAAAATTTGCTGTAGAGATAAAATCCTTAAACAGCAAGTTTTTAGAACTCAATCTAAAATTACCTAAAGCCTTTTCGGACAAGGAATTGTTATTACGTAATATTTGCAGTAAGGAAATAGAACGAGGTAAGGTAAGTGTATCCATAAATATTGAACGGGGCGAAGAAGCCCTGAAAGGTGCCACCATCAATGCGGCGCTGCTGAGTAAATACTACAAACAACTGGAAGAGATTAATGTCACCCTGGGCGCAAACTCGAATAATCTTTTGCAGGCTGTACTGAACTTCCCGGAAGTAATCAGCTACGTAGATGACGAAGTAAGTGAGCAGGACTGGACTATCTTAAACAACACTTTTAATACTGCGCTGGCTAATTTTAACCAGTTCAGAGAGACTGAAGGTGCTGTTTTAAAAGCCGATCTGGAGCTGAGGATCAAAAATATTCTTGATTTTTTTGGTCAGATTGAAGTTTTGGAACCGCTTAGAATTCCTCAGATCAAAAACAGGTTAAATCAGTTTTTGGAAGAAAATGTAGGCAAGCTTAACGTTGACCAAAACCGTTTAGAGCAGGAGCTGATCTATTATATTGACAAATTAGATATTACTGAAGAAAAAATCCGTCTGAAAAGTCATTGCGATTATTTTATGGATACTTTAAAAAGTAAAGATGCTAATGGCAAAAAGCTGGGTTTCATCTCCCAGGAAATAGGCAGAGAAATAAATACCATGGGAGCCAAAGCCAATGATGCACAGATTCAGCAACTGGTTGTTGGGATGAAAGAAGAGCTGGAGAAGATTAAAGAACAATTATTAAACGTTTTGTAA
- the gmk gene encoding guanylate kinase: protein MKQGKLIIFSAPSGAGKTTIVKHLLTKFPALSFSISATTRESRGDEKNEKDYYFISKEDFLHRVARQEFVEFEEVYSGTFYGTLRSEIQRIWNNDQHVIFDIDVEGGLRLKRKYEKDALAIFVQPPSLEVLKERLTGRGTDSAEKLQERFIKAEKELAYADKFDVILKNFDLETACLEAEKLVGDFIKK from the coding sequence ATGAAACAAGGTAAACTGATTATATTTTCTGCACCGTCGGGCGCAGGTAAAACCACCATCGTTAAACATTTGCTTACGAAATTTCCTGCTTTAAGTTTTTCTATATCAGCCACAACACGTGAGTCGCGCGGGGATGAAAAGAATGAAAAGGACTATTATTTCATTTCCAAAGAAGATTTCCTTCACCGGGTGGCCCGTCAGGAGTTTGTGGAGTTTGAAGAAGTATATAGTGGCACGTTTTATGGCACCTTAAGGTCTGAGATTCAACGCATCTGGAACAACGATCAGCATGTGATATTTGACATTGATGTAGAGGGCGGCTTGCGGTTAAAACGTAAGTATGAGAAAGACGCATTAGCCATATTTGTACAACCTCCTTCGCTGGAGGTTTTGAAAGAACGTTTGACAGGCCGTGGTACAGATAGTGCCGAAAAGCTGCAGGAGCGCTTTATAAAAGCAGAAAAAGAATTGGCTTATGCCGATAAATTTGATGTGATTCTTAAAAATTTTGATTTGGAGACCGCTTGTCTGGAAGCAGAAAAATTGGTGGGCGACTTTATAAAAAAATAA
- a CDS encoding M20 family metallo-hydrolase, translated as MSSSVLKRIEDLKKESLELLKQLISIRSFSKEEDGTADAIELFLKQRHVQTNRKLNNVWAYNKHFDASKPTLLLNSHHDTVKPNSGYTRDPYAPTVEDGKLYGLGSNDAGGCLVSLIATFLYYYDSENLAYNICLATTAEEEISGNNGLEYVLPDLGELEFAIVGEPTLMNLAIAERGLLVLDCTSHGKAGHAAREEGDNAIYKALKDIEWFRNYRFSKVSEMFGPLKMSVTIINAGSQHNVVPATCTFTVDVRVTDAYTNEEVLKIIRTNVDCDVKPRSVRLKPSSIDKEHAIVQSGIALGRSTYGSPTTSDQALLSIPSLKVGPGDSARSHMADEYIHVHEIEEGIELYIKMLAAVVNK; from the coding sequence ATGAGTAGCAGCGTGTTAAAAAGAATAGAAGATTTAAAGAAAGAATCCCTGGAACTGTTGAAGCAGTTGATCAGCATCCGGTCGTTTAGTAAAGAAGAGGATGGAACTGCAGATGCGATTGAACTGTTTTTGAAACAGCGCCATGTGCAAACCAACCGTAAATTGAACAACGTTTGGGCCTACAATAAACATTTTGATGCAAGCAAGCCAACATTACTGCTCAACTCACATCACGATACGGTAAAACCAAATTCAGGTTATACGCGCGATCCTTACGCGCCAACTGTTGAAGATGGCAAATTATATGGCCTGGGTAGTAATGATGCAGGAGGATGCCTGGTATCGCTTATTGCAACTTTTTTATATTACTATGATTCGGAAAACCTGGCTTATAACATTTGCCTGGCTACAACTGCCGAAGAAGAGATATCGGGTAATAATGGCTTAGAATATGTGTTGCCCGACTTAGGTGAGCTGGAGTTCGCCATCGTTGGTGAGCCAACTTTAATGAATCTGGCCATTGCCGAACGCGGGTTATTGGTTTTGGATTGTACTTCGCATGGTAAAGCCGGTCATGCAGCTCGTGAAGAGGGAGACAACGCCATTTATAAAGCATTAAAAGATATTGAATGGTTCCGTAACTATCGTTTTTCGAAGGTGTCGGAAATGTTTGGACCTTTAAAAATGTCTGTAACCATCATCAATGCAGGTTCTCAGCATAATGTGGTGCCTGCTACCTGTACTTTTACGGTTGATGTGCGGGTAACCGACGCTTATACCAATGAAGAGGTGCTGAAAATTATTCGTACCAATGTTGATTGCGATGTAAAACCCCGGTCGGTGAGGTTAAAGCCTTCATCCATTGATAAGGAGCACGCCATTGTACAGTCGGGGATTGCTTTGGGCCGTAGTACTTATGGCTCACCTACTACTTCCGATCAGGCTTTGTTAAGTATTCCTTCCTTAAAAGTGGGGCCAGGCGATTCTGCACGCTCGCATATGGCCGATGAATACATTCATGTCCATGAAATTGAAGAAGGAATTGAACTGTACATAAAAATGTTGGCTGCGGTAGTCAACAAATAG
- a CDS encoding peptide chain release factor 3: MIHPEIEKRKTFAIISHPDAGKTTLTEKFLLFGGAINTAGAVKRNKANQSNTSDFMEIEKQRGISVATSVMGFEYADKRINILDTPGHKDFAEDTYRTLSAVDSVILVVDCVKGVEEQTEKLMSVCRMRNTPVIIFINKMDREGKDSFDLLDEIESKLNISLCPLSWPIGQGHSFKGVYSIYNKHLNLFEPDKTKISEPVIEVNDLNDENLTRFLKPKELDGLKSDLELVHGVYGDLDKSMYIEGLLAPVFFGSAINNFGIKELLDTFINIAPSPKGREAEQREVAAEEKNFSGFVFKIHANLDPKHRDRIAFLRICSGKFERNKFYYHTRQDKKLKFSNPMDFMANEKSIVEEAWPGDVVGLYDSGNFKIGDTLTEGEKLQFKGIPSFSPEIFKELENRDPLKTKQLEKGIQQLTEEGVAQLFIMQPGNRKVVGAVGELQFEVIAFRLEHEYGAKAAFRMLSYTRSNWVTSKDKTKLAEFLKRKQQHIGEDKDGNPVYLADNEFMINMTMRDYPDIEFHKTSEFK, from the coding sequence ATGATTCACCCGGAAATAGAAAAACGAAAAACATTCGCCATCATCAGTCACCCTGATGCCGGCAAAACAACCCTGACAGAGAAGTTCCTGCTTTTTGGCGGGGCCATTAATACAGCTGGTGCGGTAAAACGCAACAAGGCCAACCAAAGCAATACATCTGACTTTATGGAAATTGAGAAACAGCGTGGAATCTCTGTGGCTACTTCTGTAATGGGTTTTGAATATGCAGATAAGCGCATCAATATTTTAGACACCCCTGGTCACAAAGATTTTGCCGAAGATACCTATAGGACGTTGTCGGCGGTAGACAGTGTGATCCTGGTAGTAGATTGTGTAAAGGGTGTGGAAGAGCAAACGGAAAAATTAATGTCCGTTTGCCGTATGCGCAATACCCCTGTTATCATTTTTATCAATAAAATGGACCGGGAAGGTAAAGATTCTTTCGATTTGTTGGATGAAATAGAAAGCAAACTAAACATCAGCCTTTGTCCTTTGTCCTGGCCAATTGGGCAAGGTCATTCCTTTAAAGGTGTTTACAGCATTTACAACAAACATTTAAACCTGTTTGAACCTGATAAAACGAAGATCAGCGAGCCGGTAATTGAGGTAAATGACCTGAACGATGAAAATCTGACCAGGTTTTTAAAACCCAAAGAACTGGATGGTTTAAAAAGTGACCTGGAACTGGTTCATGGTGTTTATGGAGATCTGGACAAAAGCATGTACATTGAAGGGTTGCTGGCTCCGGTATTTTTTGGTAGTGCGATCAATAACTTTGGTATAAAAGAATTGCTGGACACCTTTATCAATATTGCTCCAAGTCCAAAAGGACGTGAGGCAGAGCAACGCGAAGTGGCTGCAGAAGAAAAGAACTTTTCGGGTTTTGTGTTTAAAATCCATGCCAATCTTGATCCCAAACACCGCGACAGAATTGCCTTTTTGAGGATTTGTTCAGGTAAGTTTGAACGCAATAAATTTTACTACCATACCCGCCAGGACAAAAAGCTTAAATTCTCCAATCCAATGGATTTCATGGCGAATGAGAAAAGTATTGTAGAAGAAGCCTGGCCCGGCGACGTAGTAGGTTTATATGATAGCGGGAACTTTAAAATAGGCGACACCCTTACTGAAGGCGAGAAACTTCAATTTAAGGGCATTCCAAGCTTCTCTCCTGAAATATTTAAGGAGTTGGAGAATAGAGACCCATTAAAGACAAAACAGCTGGAAAAAGGCATACAACAGCTTACTGAGGAAGGTGTAGCCCAATTGTTTATCATGCAGCCCGGAAACCGTAAGGTTGTGGGAGCTGTAGGTGAACTTCAGTTTGAAGTAATTGCTTTTCGACTGGAGCATGAGTATGGTGCCAAAGCCGCTTTCCGGATGTTGAGTTATACCCGTTCCAACTGGGTAACCTCAAAAGACAAAACCAAGCTTGCGGAATTCCTGAAAAGGAAACAGCAGCATATTGGTGAGGATAAAGACGGCAATCCTGTTTATCTTGCAGATAATGAATTTATGATCAACATGACAATGAGAGATTATCCTGATATTGAATTTCACAAAACATCAGAGTTTAAATAA
- a CDS encoding SAM-dependent methyltransferase, with translation MAKGTLFLIPVPLAENAAQKSFTAFLGDTINSLSVYIVENEKTARKFLKEAGIKIPQSDLTIHDYGKHKRNDSMVPYFKELMTGKDVGLMSEAGCPGVADPGAEVILEAHKRGIKVVPLVGPSSILLALMASGFNGQSFTFNGYLPIDKAERGKRIKELEQLAQRNRQTQLFIETPFRNNHLFEDILKNAAAQTLLCVACNLTGEDEFVKTMSVGQWRQERIDLHKKPTIFLIYRT, from the coding sequence ATGGCAAAAGGTACCTTATTTCTTATCCCTGTTCCGCTGGCAGAAAATGCTGCTCAGAAGTCTTTTACTGCTTTTCTGGGCGATACTATTAATTCCTTGAGTGTCTATATTGTTGAAAATGAGAAGACTGCCCGTAAGTTTTTAAAAGAAGCAGGCATAAAAATTCCTCAAAGCGACCTGACCATTCACGACTATGGCAAACACAAGCGTAACGACTCAATGGTGCCCTATTTTAAGGAATTAATGACCGGTAAAGATGTCGGCCTCATGAGCGAAGCTGGCTGTCCGGGGGTGGCTGATCCTGGTGCAGAGGTGATTTTGGAAGCACACAAACGGGGGATTAAAGTGGTGCCTCTGGTGGGGCCAAGCTCTATTTTGCTGGCATTGATGGCTTCCGGGTTCAATGGACAGAGCTTTACGTTTAACGGTTACTTACCTATCGATAAAGCCGAAAGAGGAAAACGTATTAAAGAACTGGAGCAATTGGCGCAGCGTAACAGGCAAACCCAGTTGTTTATCGAAACGCCATTTCGTAACAATCATTTATTTGAAGATATCCTCAAAAATGCAGCTGCACAAACTTTGCTGTGTGTGGCTTGTAATTTAACAGGAGAAGATGAATTTGTGAAAACAATGAGCGTGGGGCAATGGAGACAGGAGCGGATAGACCTGCATAAAAAACCAACGATATTTTTAATTTACCGCACTTAA
- the nadD gene encoding nicotinate (nicotinamide) nucleotide adenylyltransferase encodes MKTGLFFGSFNPIHIGHLIIANYMAGFSGLKEVWLVVSPHNPLKNKNGLSNMYDRLEMARLATENSDQIKVSDIEFSLPQPSYTIDTLAYLQEKYPGKAFALIMGADNLASFKKWKNYEIILKNYEIYVYPRPGVDLTEWKDHPSIHLTETPQMDISSTFIRKGIAAGKNVQYFVPDKVLSFIDSKNMYR; translated from the coding sequence ATGAAAACCGGACTCTTCTTTGGCTCGTTTAACCCCATCCATATTGGCCATTTAATTATAGCCAACTATATGGCCGGTTTTTCCGGGCTTAAAGAAGTATGGCTGGTGGTTTCACCTCATAATCCATTAAAAAATAAGAACGGTCTTTCGAATATGTACGACCGGTTGGAAATGGCGCGACTGGCCACTGAAAACTCGGACCAGATTAAAGTAAGTGACATTGAATTTAGCTTACCACAACCCTCCTACACCATTGATACCTTGGCTTATTTACAAGAAAAATATCCGGGCAAAGCGTTTGCGCTGATTATGGGTGCCGATAACCTGGCCTCTTTTAAAAAGTGGAAAAATTACGAGATCATCTTAAAAAACTATGAGATTTACGTGTACCCCAGGCCTGGTGTTGATCTGACAGAATGGAAGGATCATCCTTCAATTCATCTTACAGAAACTCCACAGATGGATATCTCTTCTACCTTTATCCGCAAGGGAATAGCCGCAGGTAAAAATGTTCAATATTTTGTTCCGGATAAGGTGCTATCCTTTATCGACAGCAAGAATATGTATCGTTAA